The following are from one region of the Sandaracinus amylolyticus genome:
- a CDS encoding helix-turn-helix domain-containing protein, with the protein MSVTLQELGEQVQAAREQKGLSQDAVAKAVNPPTNRSVVAHLEQGRRLPASEVLAQICEALAIPNRYWKSFLNDDYQRRLAFEEALMELVGRVVTLRAHDEHTVSVADTAVLALFRTVRTPDQAFDAFNSVLVFYDVRQCSRAFFDRYLGPDAIRSPAELLAHVRAYQKDAIRLFSTFEQAYDQLSTTPTLEQELSAISPRKDDAYRVRAPWSVIETIPDERLPDLGYISAERARQEHGERTLLASFLRELADALAADKSALDQFSEKRRRKMDSLLRKFNSNIQHGFLSPLFAPDPDQLRREADFLAPKEDSDLARMADTQARAQRNLAHYLAADHLDVYVATSMRSDADFVSVNSFCSELFRNPTIESLRLRHFNPTQSWIEDRVAKGLVEALMLKRSSMTIYMAQKSDTFGKDSEASVALGQGKPVIVYVPRLFVPDLIDSESLGAKTRADLQSLVAREGNEDDRELDETMDAQSLLARLITIRLIGATDDVILRATRQHWADFDLYGETGRIPEDERGAYRAWLDAVIRRGEDVAPAPEVRRHLIGIFVATTVMFERRSKTFREQHPLALQVILSTGVLNGILVARSVDSCAALVRALFRNELHSDLEIDDDNYRLVERSTRSTMRVISRHGLIANAFTAFYKPRA; encoded by the coding sequence ATGTCTGTGACACTCCAGGAACTGGGCGAGCAGGTCCAAGCGGCGCGCGAGCAAAAGGGGCTCTCCCAAGACGCCGTCGCCAAAGCAGTGAACCCGCCGACGAACCGGTCCGTTGTTGCGCACCTCGAGCAGGGCCGTCGCCTACCGGCCAGCGAGGTCCTGGCCCAGATCTGTGAAGCCCTGGCGATCCCGAATCGATACTGGAAGAGCTTCCTCAACGACGACTATCAGCGACGTCTTGCCTTCGAGGAGGCACTCATGGAACTGGTGGGGCGTGTCGTAACGCTTCGCGCACACGACGAGCACACCGTATCCGTCGCCGACACGGCGGTGCTTGCGCTGTTCCGCACCGTGCGCACTCCGGACCAAGCATTCGACGCATTTAACTCCGTCCTCGTCTTCTACGACGTGCGGCAGTGCTCCCGTGCGTTCTTCGACCGATATCTTGGGCCTGACGCGATCAGGTCCCCGGCGGAGCTACTCGCCCACGTTCGTGCGTATCAAAAGGACGCGATTAGGCTGTTCAGCACTTTCGAGCAGGCATACGACCAGCTCTCGACCACGCCGACACTCGAACAAGAACTCTCCGCGATCTCGCCGCGAAAGGACGACGCCTACAGAGTCCGAGCTCCGTGGTCGGTTATCGAGACCATCCCGGACGAACGTTTGCCGGACCTCGGCTACATTTCAGCAGAGCGGGCCCGTCAAGAACACGGAGAGCGTACGCTGCTGGCCAGCTTCCTGCGCGAACTGGCCGACGCGCTGGCAGCGGACAAGTCGGCACTCGATCAGTTTAGTGAGAAGCGTCGGCGAAAAATGGATTCGCTGTTGCGCAAGTTCAATTCGAACATTCAACACGGATTTCTGTCGCCTCTTTTCGCCCCTGACCCGGATCAGCTTCGCCGTGAGGCCGACTTCCTTGCGCCGAAGGAAGATTCCGATCTGGCGCGCATGGCTGATACGCAGGCCCGAGCTCAGCGCAACCTGGCTCACTACCTCGCCGCGGACCATCTCGACGTCTACGTTGCAACTTCGATGCGATCCGACGCGGACTTCGTGTCCGTCAACAGTTTCTGCTCCGAATTGTTCAGGAATCCAACGATTGAGTCGCTGAGGCTCAGGCATTTCAACCCGACGCAGTCGTGGATCGAGGATCGCGTCGCCAAGGGTCTCGTTGAAGCGCTCATGTTGAAGCGCTCCTCGATGACGATCTACATGGCCCAGAAGAGCGACACGTTCGGAAAGGACTCCGAAGCCTCAGTAGCTCTGGGTCAGGGCAAGCCCGTGATCGTCTATGTCCCCCGGCTCTTCGTTCCCGACCTCATCGACAGCGAATCGCTCGGTGCCAAGACGCGAGCCGACCTTCAGTCTCTCGTCGCGCGCGAGGGGAATGAAGATGATCGGGAACTCGACGAGACGATGGACGCCCAGTCTCTGCTCGCGCGCCTCATCACCATCCGGCTCATCGGAGCAACGGATGACGTCATCCTCCGTGCGACGCGACAGCACTGGGCAGACTTTGACCTTTACGGGGAAACTGGCCGCATTCCTGAGGACGAGCGCGGCGCCTATCGGGCCTGGCTTGATGCCGTTATTCGCCGTGGGGAGGACGTCGCTCCGGCTCCCGAGGTTCGACGCCACCTGATTGGAATCTTCGTGGCGACGACGGTGATGTTCGAACGCCGGTCCAAGACCTTTCGAGAGCAGCATCCCCTCGCACTCCAGGTCATCCTTAGCACCGGCGTGCTCAACGGGATTCTGGTTGCTCGTTCTGTCGACTCATGCGCGGCCCTGGTGAGAGCACTGTTTCGAAATGAACTGCACTCGGACCTGGAGATCGATGACGACAACTACCGGCTTGTAGAGCGGTCTACCAGATCCACGATGCGCGTCATCTCGCGCCACGGGCTCATTGCGAACGCGTTCACGGCGTTTTACAAGCCGCGTGCTTAG
- a CDS encoding DUF3427 domain-containing protein, whose product MTARRPLVPGVYDAPVTAALQGSLSSLPPDLHETEPLDPADSPRTLARLIHGRLVHALAAFSSSRDDALTRQLELTNRVLAVLEDVPGSGASADDHVVPPGARLLAVRDPAATARPEIPLATSDLLVNGRHDVSLGPEVNRELASTDRLDLLCPFLKSRKDCLTVLDFIGGAHRRFRFDLRYRAIVGGTRRSVKSEIERGFPSLPSGCVIQLDRVSQQAVLENVEHALGLGKRALVEDLRELGDVDLATFLRETGAELEDVYAGGTPAWTFTRMRREAGFEKAELESAEDQQVSRALSRLLHVDDTERLNGLLSLVSRSAPPAPDAGDAMQRWLFVLLGWVRHSYAGMDQAWAHLWSRPALRRELAQLLAVLADRSRWLGGRLGGALGDLPLLTHVTYTLDEVLAGIDERSDKGGVKRIQTGVFHVPRRSTELLFITLEKSEKHYTPTTLYDDYPISPTRFHWESQSIAHEDAPTGRRYISARPGAKNNVLLFVRQRRTGDRGETMPYVHLGRGFYRSHRGARPMQIEWDLETPMPAWLYQETKRAAG is encoded by the coding sequence GTGACAGCTCGGCGTCCACTCGTCCCCGGCGTCTACGACGCGCCCGTCACGGCCGCGCTGCAGGGCTCGCTGTCCTCGCTGCCGCCCGACCTCCACGAGACCGAGCCGCTCGACCCAGCCGACTCCCCACGCACCCTCGCGCGGTTGATCCACGGGCGGCTCGTCCACGCGCTCGCGGCGTTCTCCTCCTCGCGCGACGACGCGCTGACCCGCCAGCTCGAGCTGACGAACCGCGTGCTCGCGGTGCTCGAGGACGTGCCGGGCTCGGGCGCGAGCGCCGACGATCACGTCGTCCCGCCCGGCGCGCGCCTCCTCGCGGTGCGCGACCCCGCGGCGACCGCGCGGCCCGAGATCCCGCTCGCCACCAGCGACCTCTTGGTCAACGGCCGCCACGACGTCTCGCTGGGCCCCGAGGTGAACCGCGAGCTCGCGTCGACGGACCGCCTCGACTTGCTCTGCCCGTTCCTCAAGTCGCGCAAGGACTGCCTCACCGTCCTCGACTTCATCGGCGGCGCGCACCGCCGCTTCCGGTTCGACCTGCGCTACCGCGCGATCGTCGGCGGCACCCGCCGGAGCGTGAAGAGCGAGATCGAGCGCGGCTTCCCCTCGCTGCCCAGCGGCTGCGTCATCCAGCTCGATCGCGTCTCGCAGCAGGCGGTGCTGGAGAACGTCGAGCACGCGCTCGGCCTCGGCAAGCGCGCGCTCGTCGAGGATCTGCGCGAGCTCGGCGACGTCGACCTCGCGACCTTCCTGCGCGAGACCGGCGCCGAGCTGGAGGACGTGTACGCGGGAGGCACGCCGGCCTGGACGTTCACCCGCATGCGTCGCGAGGCTGGCTTCGAGAAGGCCGAGCTCGAGAGCGCCGAGGACCAGCAAGTCTCGCGTGCGCTGTCGCGTTTGCTGCACGTCGACGACACCGAGCGCCTGAATGGCCTCTTGAGCCTGGTGTCGCGGAGCGCTCCTCCCGCGCCCGATGCGGGCGACGCGATGCAGCGCTGGCTCTTCGTCCTGCTCGGCTGGGTGCGGCATTCGTACGCCGGGATGGACCAGGCGTGGGCGCACCTCTGGTCCCGCCCCGCGCTACGCCGCGAGCTCGCGCAGCTCCTCGCGGTCCTCGCGGATCGCTCGCGCTGGCTCGGTGGCCGCCTCGGCGGCGCGCTCGGCGATCTGCCGCTCCTGACCCACGTGACGTACACCCTCGACGAGGTCCTCGCCGGCATCGACGAGCGCAGCGACAAGGGTGGAGTGAAGCGCATCCAGACTGGCGTCTTCCACGTCCCGCGCCGCAGCACCGAGTTGCTCTTCATCACGTTGGAGAAGAGCGAGAAGCACTACACGCCCACCACGCTCTACGACGACTACCCCATCAGCCCGACGCGCTTTCACTGGGAGAGCCAGAGCATCGCCCACGAGGACGCGCCGACCGGCCGCCGCTACATCAGCGCGAGGCCGGGCGCGAAGAACAACGTCCTCCTCTTCGTGCGCCAGCGCAGGACGGGAGATCGCGGCGAGACGATGCCGTACGTGCACTTGGGGCGAGGGTTCTATCGCTCGCATCGGGGTGCGAGACCGATGCAGATCGAGTGGGACCTGGAGACGCCGATGCCTGCGTGGCTGTACCAGGAGACGAAAAGGGCAGCGGGATAG
- a CDS encoding epoxide hydrolase family protein, which yields MTKSESSTMVDEEIRPFRIAIPDEDLADLRARLGRTRWPSELPGMGWSRGVPGDYLRELVEHWRTTYDWRAHEAALNAFPQFVTRIDGERVHFLHVRSPAPDATPLLLLHGWPGSIAELTQLIRPLTEGSPAFHVIVPSLPGFGFSGPMREAGWNVTRMAHAMIVLMRRLGYERYAVHGGDTGAMIAREMGVHDAAHVSAVHVLQIFSFGGPESEPQDEHEARSRDARTRYENELSAYMYVQSQTPQTLAYALADSPVGQLAWIVDVFKKWTDCEARPEEAVDRDQMLTNATIYWLTNTAGSSSQVYAEASAAWGEPARCEVPMGVAVFPRDAFLTVRRVAEEMNHVVHFTVLERGGHFAAMEQPKALVRELRAFLAGRT from the coding sequence ATGACGAAGAGCGAATCGAGCACGATGGTGGACGAAGAGATCCGACCGTTCCGGATCGCGATCCCCGACGAGGACCTCGCGGATCTGCGGGCGCGCCTCGGGCGCACACGGTGGCCTTCGGAGCTGCCCGGCATGGGCTGGTCGCGCGGGGTGCCGGGGGACTACCTGCGCGAGCTCGTGGAGCACTGGCGCACCACCTACGACTGGCGCGCGCACGAGGCCGCGCTCAACGCGTTCCCGCAGTTCGTCACGCGCATCGACGGCGAGCGCGTGCACTTCCTCCACGTGCGATCACCCGCGCCAGACGCGACGCCGCTGCTCCTGCTGCACGGCTGGCCGGGCTCGATCGCGGAGCTGACGCAGCTGATCCGCCCGCTGACGGAAGGCTCGCCGGCGTTCCACGTGATCGTGCCGTCGCTGCCGGGCTTCGGCTTCTCGGGACCGATGCGCGAGGCGGGATGGAACGTGACGCGGATGGCGCACGCGATGATCGTGCTGATGCGGCGCCTCGGCTACGAGCGCTACGCGGTCCACGGCGGCGACACCGGCGCGATGATCGCGCGCGAGATGGGCGTGCACGACGCAGCGCACGTGTCTGCGGTGCACGTGCTGCAGATCTTCTCGTTCGGCGGGCCCGAGAGCGAGCCCCAGGACGAGCACGAGGCGCGCAGCCGTGACGCGCGCACGCGCTACGAGAACGAGCTCTCGGCCTATATGTACGTGCAGTCGCAGACGCCGCAGACGCTCGCGTACGCGCTCGCCGACTCGCCCGTCGGGCAGCTCGCGTGGATCGTCGACGTGTTCAAGAAGTGGACGGACTGCGAGGCGCGTCCGGAGGAAGCGGTCGATCGCGATCAGATGCTGACGAACGCGACGATCTACTGGCTGACGAACACTGCGGGATCGTCGTCGCAGGTGTACGCGGAGGCCTCGGCGGCGTGGGGTGAGCCTGCGCGCTGCGAGGTGCCGATGGGTGTGGCGGTGTTCCCGCGCGACGCGTTCCTCACGGTGCGTCGCGTCGCCGAGGAGATGAACCACGTCGTGCACTTCACGGTGCTCGAGCGCGGCGGGCACTTCGCGGCGATGGAGCAGCCAAAGGCGCTGGTGCGCGAGCTGCGCGCGTTCCTCGCGGGGAGGACCTGA
- a CDS encoding helix-turn-helix transcriptional regulator — protein sequence MKTSARLLRLLTLLQSRRDWSGADLSERLAVEVRTLRRDVERLRELGYEIHASSGVGGGYRLGAGTTLPPLRLDDDEAVTIAVALGTVAASIPHLQDTALAVLVKLDQLLPARLRRRTRALHSMTIAMTGGPRVDPALLATIATACRDTEQLLFTYEDSRGHAKARTVEPLRLAHTGRVWYLVAWDVDREDWRTFRVDRIAHRGLRVGPRFVPREPPEDVATYVSRSIAAAPYRSRVRLVLRGSAAEMAKVVPSWVGVLEPLDDERCVFTVGGDTVEAIVSQIVLAGVDFELLEPRDLAPRIREIGQRLVRGARAR from the coding sequence ATGAAGACGAGCGCGCGCCTCCTCCGCCTCCTCACGCTCCTGCAGTCGCGTCGCGACTGGTCGGGCGCCGACCTCTCGGAGAGGCTCGCGGTCGAGGTCCGCACGCTGCGCCGCGACGTCGAGCGCCTGCGCGAGCTGGGCTACGAGATCCACGCGTCCTCCGGCGTCGGCGGCGGATATCGCCTCGGCGCGGGCACCACGCTCCCGCCGCTGCGTCTCGACGACGACGAGGCGGTCACGATCGCGGTCGCGCTCGGCACCGTCGCCGCGAGCATCCCGCACCTCCAGGACACTGCGCTCGCGGTCCTCGTGAAGCTCGATCAGCTCTTGCCCGCGCGCCTGCGCCGCCGCACCCGCGCGCTGCACTCGATGACGATCGCGATGACCGGCGGGCCGCGCGTCGACCCTGCGCTCCTCGCGACGATCGCGACCGCGTGCCGCGACACCGAGCAGCTCCTCTTCACCTACGAAGACAGTCGCGGGCATGCGAAGGCGCGCACCGTCGAGCCGCTGCGTCTCGCGCACACCGGACGCGTCTGGTACCTCGTCGCGTGGGACGTCGATCGCGAGGACTGGCGCACGTTCCGCGTCGATCGCATCGCGCATCGAGGCCTGCGCGTCGGACCGCGGTTCGTGCCGCGCGAGCCACCCGAGGACGTCGCGACCTACGTCTCGCGATCGATCGCGGCGGCGCCGTATCGCAGCCGGGTGCGGCTGGTCCTGCGAGGCAGCGCCGCCGAGATGGCGAAGGTCGTCCCGTCGTGGGTGGGCGTGCTCGAGCCGCTCGACGACGAGCGCTGCGTCTTCACCGTCGGCGGCGACACCGTCGAGGCGATCGTCTCGCAGATCGTGCTCGCGGGGGTCGACTTCGAGCTTCTCGAGCCGCGCGATCTCGCGCCGCGAATCCGCGAGATCGGTCAGCGGTTGGTGCGCGGAGCGCGGGCGCGCTGA
- a CDS encoding PQQ-binding-like beta-propeller repeat protein has translation MIGSAGAGVVSVRANGVLAETDDAFASWSAALALVEGENEIEIVAEGPGEARTVRRLRIERRPTSLFELGDLASAAGSHELFAVAADLLVAIDPATGTRRIVARWDRDDAYLHGLASDGTSLYSVDDAHGEVVALDPATGARRVVSATGARLWSTRGLACDPERGRLLVTDYARQQVIAVSLADGARSVLASVGAASAIEVVPGQRDALVAGGAAISTLDLETGAVTLLSDATHGEGPALGYVHDFLQLPGASHALVLTGRRLVRVETSGARRGDRTTISDVERGAGPSLGYATAMRADPARPGVVWVLDVDLDAIVEIDVASGDRRIVSREGFGEGPALGTASGDLVIAQARAFMTSGHRVVSIDLETGDRDEIVLFDEAALYPSLFGGLHVEDEGDRAWATAMRADGVGALLEIDLSTGVFHVVSDGESPRQGEPLARTWAMALDEARRRALIVDGDALIAAHTSTGERSVVSSGERGRGPLVAWADDVELARDGSRAWLAAPVEEVVLEIDVESGDRRVVSGPEVGEGPPLMYPTGVIADAVTGALWVVVPTSLGDAYGLYRVDLASGARTHVSGAAHGAGPSDYGATDIAHDGVPGRVYVTTPYALNALLAIDTTYGQRVIVSK, from the coding sequence GTGATCGGGAGCGCGGGTGCAGGCGTCGTCTCGGTGCGCGCCAACGGCGTGCTCGCCGAGACGGACGACGCGTTCGCGTCGTGGAGCGCCGCGCTCGCCCTGGTCGAGGGCGAGAACGAGATCGAGATCGTCGCCGAGGGACCGGGCGAGGCTCGCACCGTGCGACGGCTGCGAATCGAGCGGCGGCCGACGTCGCTCTTCGAGCTCGGAGATCTCGCGAGCGCCGCGGGCAGTCACGAGCTCTTCGCGGTCGCCGCCGACCTGCTGGTGGCGATCGATCCGGCGACCGGGACGCGCCGGATCGTGGCGCGCTGGGATCGCGACGACGCGTACCTCCACGGGCTCGCGTCGGACGGAACGTCGCTCTACTCGGTCGACGACGCGCACGGCGAAGTGGTCGCGCTCGATCCCGCCACCGGAGCACGGCGCGTGGTGTCGGCGACCGGCGCGCGCTTGTGGTCGACGCGGGGCCTGGCGTGCGACCCCGAGCGTGGACGGCTCCTCGTGACCGACTACGCGCGGCAACAGGTGATCGCGGTCTCGCTCGCCGACGGTGCCCGCAGCGTGCTCGCGAGCGTCGGCGCAGCGTCGGCGATCGAGGTCGTGCCGGGCCAGCGCGACGCGCTGGTCGCCGGCGGCGCGGCGATCTCCACGCTCGATCTCGAGACCGGCGCGGTCACGCTGCTCAGCGACGCGACGCACGGTGAAGGACCGGCGCTCGGCTACGTGCACGACTTCCTCCAGCTCCCCGGCGCGAGCCACGCGCTCGTGCTCACGGGACGCCGGCTCGTGCGCGTGGAGACGAGCGGTGCGCGCCGCGGCGATCGCACGACGATCTCGGACGTCGAGCGCGGCGCGGGGCCATCGCTGGGATATGCGACGGCGATGCGCGCGGACCCCGCTCGCCCGGGCGTGGTCTGGGTGCTCGACGTCGATCTCGACGCGATCGTGGAGATCGACGTCGCGAGCGGAGACCGGCGCATCGTGTCGCGTGAGGGCTTCGGCGAGGGCCCGGCGCTCGGCACGGCGAGTGGGGACCTGGTGATCGCCCAGGCACGCGCGTTCATGACCAGCGGCCATCGGGTGGTCTCGATCGATCTCGAGACCGGCGACCGCGACGAGATCGTCCTCTTCGACGAAGCCGCGCTCTACCCGTCGCTCTTCGGCGGGCTGCACGTCGAGGACGAGGGAGACCGCGCGTGGGCGACGGCGATGCGGGCCGATGGCGTGGGCGCGCTCCTCGAGATCGACCTCTCGACCGGCGTGTTCCACGTGGTGTCCGACGGCGAGTCTCCGCGACAGGGCGAGCCGCTCGCGCGCACCTGGGCGATGGCCCTCGATGAAGCGCGGCGCCGAGCGCTGATCGTCGACGGCGATGCGCTGATCGCGGCGCACACGAGCACCGGTGAGCGCAGCGTCGTCTCGAGCGGCGAGCGCGGCAGGGGGCCGCTTGTCGCGTGGGCCGACGACGTCGAGCTCGCGCGCGACGGATCGCGGGCCTGGCTCGCCGCGCCGGTCGAGGAGGTGGTGCTCGAGATCGACGTCGAGAGCGGCGATCGCCGCGTGGTCTCGGGACCCGAGGTCGGCGAGGGGCCCCCGCTGATGTACCCGACCGGCGTGATCGCAGACGCGGTGACGGGCGCGCTCTGGGTCGTCGTGCCGACGTCGCTGGGCGACGCGTACGGGCTCTACCGCGTCGACCTCGCGTCGGGCGCACGCACCCACGTCTCGGGCGCCGCGCACGGCGCAGGGCCGAGCGACTACGGCGCCACCGACATCGCGCACGACGGCGTGCCGGGGCGCGTGTACGTGACCACGCCGTACGCGCTGAACGCGCTGCTCGCGATCGACACGACCTACGGCCAGCGCGTGATCGTGTCGAAGTAG
- a CDS encoding TonB-dependent receptor, with amino-acid sequence MCPRSTRSLVVVDSRPRRAFTPEPIVNSQTSSRRTEHVLLGALAVLSYVAHALDPGPALAQRTGGSIRGRVLRAGDESAVADVVVYAVSPSLQGEQIAVTESDGTFTFTLLPPGAYVLRFEGDGYRAASVADVEVRLGQTTPVRLGLVPTSIEAEEIVVQSEAPTISRGSAQTSASLDDDLLRIAPQPRRFSDAIEQVAPGTTVEPRGAGRGISVLGATGLENSYIIDGLNVTGVGFGNEPVSLPPDFFEAIELKIGGYMPEFGRSTGGIFNLSLRRGGNDFHGSVFGNFRPGFLQADRLGVFRAGESIRRQDSLLMDMDFGGSLGGPIIRDRLWFFVGFNPQMTFTDVHRIAQARIDEVTQDEQGNVTAQMPDGQPDFAPGNPADQRFREVGRRTYGREVFTYNVVGRLTLALDAENTLSLSYIGNPGSVAGVRRAVGESRSANGVSGSEDYYLGEREVGTHNLVLNYQGHFLDRSLQVEAFAGVHTERDVIRPRVDSAAFQNVGFEVSLDDYEPGACPDDPSTPFVDCPVRDYIYGGTGSWFDETTDRYTSGLRLTHLFAGHQIRYGVDVEYKRYASTRGYSGGFFEQHYGADAFDAEGGANWQRQYFARQDPDGPHLYGADGNAPFSAVASTLTLSAFLQDVWEINEYLTVSGGLRWDYEMIMDSEGRPGITIPDEIAPRLGVTVDPTGVGRSRIFASWGWFYESVPLDINQRAFSAEGTAIYDVGADGQPVGEPHVLGGSNAATVNQLQGQYHSEIILGAEYELIPHLVIGAQATYRNLERAIEDISPDDGQHYFIANPGVNDCDVPEEYREPLATACAGPDGSYDSTSTVFSAPVRRYYGVSFTLRKDFSDHWMMRASYTLSRAEGNYTGLYASDNAQADPNISSQYDLPSLVYNRMGPLPNDRTHVIRVSGGYELGGLMPELNGLTVGLQYIGRSGTPLSYLGRHEYYGRREVFILPRGAAGRTPFTHQVDMSVGYDIPLTQGMALNLSATVFNLFNFQEATELDQEYTTGVVQPNRTAGASIDDVEVSSVNPTFGQARTRQEPLRVQLSARLTF; translated from the coding sequence GTGTGTCCGAGATCGACTCGGTCGCTCGTCGTCGTCGACTCACGCCCTCGACGTGCCTTCACCCCGGAGCCAATCGTGAACAGTCAAACCTCGAGTCGACGTACCGAGCACGTCCTGCTCGGTGCGCTCGCCGTCCTGTCGTACGTCGCCCACGCGCTGGATCCCGGACCAGCGCTCGCCCAACGGACGGGGGGCAGCATCCGCGGTCGCGTGCTGCGCGCGGGCGACGAGTCGGCGGTGGCCGACGTGGTCGTCTATGCGGTCAGCCCGAGCCTGCAGGGCGAGCAGATCGCAGTGACGGAGTCGGACGGCACGTTCACGTTCACGCTGCTTCCGCCCGGCGCGTACGTGCTGCGATTCGAGGGAGACGGATATCGAGCGGCGAGCGTGGCCGACGTCGAGGTGCGGCTCGGACAGACGACGCCGGTGCGGCTCGGGCTCGTGCCGACGAGCATCGAGGCCGAGGAGATCGTGGTGCAGAGCGAAGCGCCGACGATCAGCCGCGGCTCGGCGCAGACGAGCGCGAGCCTGGACGACGATCTGCTGCGCATCGCGCCGCAGCCGCGGCGCTTCAGCGACGCGATCGAGCAGGTCGCGCCGGGCACGACGGTCGAGCCGCGTGGCGCGGGGCGCGGGATCTCGGTGCTGGGTGCGACCGGCCTCGAGAACTCGTACATCATCGACGGCCTCAACGTGACCGGCGTCGGGTTCGGCAACGAGCCCGTGTCCCTGCCGCCCGACTTCTTCGAGGCCATCGAGCTCAAGATCGGCGGCTACATGCCGGAGTTCGGTCGCTCGACGGGCGGCATCTTCAATCTCTCGCTGCGCCGCGGTGGCAACGACTTCCACGGCAGCGTGTTCGGCAATTTCCGGCCGGGGTTCCTCCAGGCGGATCGACTGGGCGTCTTTCGCGCCGGTGAGTCGATCCGGAGGCAGGACAGTCTGCTGATGGACATGGACTTCGGCGGGAGCCTGGGCGGTCCGATCATCCGAGATCGCCTGTGGTTCTTCGTCGGCTTCAATCCGCAGATGACGTTCACCGACGTGCACCGCATCGCCCAGGCGCGGATCGACGAGGTCACGCAGGACGAGCAGGGCAACGTGACCGCCCAGATGCCCGACGGACAGCCCGACTTCGCGCCGGGCAATCCGGCGGATCAGCGGTTCCGCGAGGTCGGCCGGCGCACCTACGGCCGCGAGGTGTTCACCTACAACGTCGTGGGCCGACTGACGCTCGCGCTCGACGCGGAGAACACACTCTCGCTCTCGTACATCGGAAATCCCGGTTCGGTCGCCGGCGTGCGCCGCGCGGTCGGTGAGTCGCGCAGCGCGAACGGAGTCAGTGGCTCGGAGGACTACTACCTCGGCGAGCGCGAGGTCGGCACGCACAACCTCGTCCTCAACTACCAAGGTCATTTCCTCGACCGCAGCCTCCAGGTCGAGGCCTTCGCGGGCGTGCACACCGAGCGCGACGTGATTCGTCCGCGCGTCGACTCGGCCGCGTTCCAGAACGTGGGATTCGAGGTCTCGCTCGACGACTACGAGCCCGGCGCGTGCCCCGACGATCCGTCGACTCCCTTCGTCGACTGCCCGGTGCGCGACTACATCTACGGCGGCACCGGGAGCTGGTTCGACGAGACGACCGATCGCTACACCTCGGGTCTCCGGCTCACGCACCTCTTCGCAGGCCATCAGATCCGCTATGGCGTCGACGTCGAGTACAAGCGGTACGCCTCGACGCGCGGCTATTCGGGCGGCTTCTTCGAGCAGCACTACGGCGCTGATGCCTTCGACGCCGAGGGCGGCGCGAACTGGCAGCGTCAGTACTTCGCGCGGCAGGATCCCGACGGGCCGCACCTCTACGGCGCGGACGGCAATGCGCCGTTCAGTGCGGTGGCGAGCACGCTGACGCTGTCGGCGTTCCTCCAGGACGTCTGGGAGATCAACGAATATCTCACCGTCAGCGGCGGCCTCCGCTGGGACTACGAGATGATCATGGACTCCGAGGGGCGCCCGGGGATCACGATCCCCGACGAGATCGCGCCCCGGCTCGGTGTGACCGTCGACCCGACGGGCGTGGGTCGGAGCCGGATCTTCGCGTCGTGGGGCTGGTTCTACGAGTCGGTTCCGCTCGACATCAACCAGCGCGCGTTCTCGGCGGAGGGCACGGCGATCTACGACGTCGGCGCGGACGGTCAGCCGGTCGGCGAGCCGCACGTGCTCGGCGGCTCGAACGCGGCGACGGTCAATCAGCTGCAGGGTCAATATCACTCCGAGATCATCCTCGGCGCCGAGTACGAGCTGATTCCCCACCTCGTCATCGGTGCGCAGGCCACCTATCGGAATCTCGAGCGCGCGATCGAGGACATCTCGCCGGACGACGGACAGCACTACTTCATCGCCAATCCGGGCGTGAACGACTGCGACGTTCCCGAGGAGTACCGCGAGCCGCTCGCGACTGCGTGCGCGGGCCCCGACGGCAGCTACGACTCGACGAGCACCGTGTTCTCGGCGCCGGTGCGCCGCTACTACGGCGTCAGCTTCACCCTGCGGAAGGACTTCTCCGACCACTGGATGATGCGCGCGTCGTACACGCTCTCGCGCGCCGAGGGGAACTACACCGGTCTCTACGCGTCGGACAACGCGCAGGCGGATCCGAACATCAGCAGCCAGTACGATCTGCCGAGCCTCGTCTACAACCGCATGGGGCCGCTCCCGAACGATCGCACGCACGTGATCCGCGTCAGCGGTGGATACGAGCTCGGCGGTCTGATGCCGGAGCTGAACGGGCTGACGGTCGGGCTCCAGTACATCGGGCGCAGCGGCACGCCGCTGAGCTACCTCGGACGTCACGAGTACTACGGCCGTCGTGAGGTGTTCATCCTGCCGCGCGGCGCGGCGGGACGGACTCCGTTCACGCACCAGGTCGACATGTCCGTCGGCTACGACATCCCGCTGACGCAGGGCATGGCGCTCAATCTGAGCGCGACCGTCTTCAACCTCTTCAATTTCCAGGAGGCGACGGAGCTCGATCAGGAGTACACGACCGGCGTCGTCCAGCCGAATCGCACCGCGGGCGCGTCGATCGACGACGTCGAGGTGTCGAGCGTCAATCCGACCTTCGGACAGGCGCGCACGCGCCAAGAGCCGCTGCGCGTCCAGCTCAGCGCCCGACTGACCTTCTGA